The DNA window GATATCAATAGTAAAATTTATCTGGTTTCAAATGATTCAAACTATTATCAATACAATCCTAATACCTATCTGTTCGCCATTGGAAAATTGATGGATCAGGGGGATATTATCATGAGTGGTAATTTTAATTTGTTGGATACTAATAATACATTTAGCATAAGGGGGAGTTTAGGTTCAATGGATATGACCGCTGTAAATTCAATGACAGAAAATGTGGCATTTGTTTCAATTAAAAGTGGAATTTCAAGGTCTTTGAATTTCAATTTTGAAGCCGATGAAGACTATGCTGAAGGAGATTTAAATTTTCAGTATTCGAAGTTTAAAATCTTTGTAATTAATAAAAAAACAGGTGAAGCTGAAGGTTTGGATGAAGGAATAGTGTCCTGGTTTGCAAACACCTTTTTGATCAATAGTAAAAATCCACATTTGGGGTTTTTTAAGGATGGTGAAATATTTTTCCGTAGGGATAAAGGCAAGTCAATTGTAAATTATGTTTGGAAGGCCATTTATAGCGGAATAAAAACGAGTATTGGTGCTCAAACCCAGAAGAAATTACATAAGATTGCCGAGAAACAGGAAAAGGCAGCAAAAAAGAAATAAAATCTTCCATTCGGATTCGTTATTTTTATAAATTATTTAAACCAATAATATGAAATTACTACTACGATTTAAATACATTCTGTCTATATCAGTCATAACAACGCTTCTATTTTCTTGTAACTCAGAAGATGACATTATTGCTCCGGGAAATGAGAATCAGGAACCTTCGGTTTTGGTTTCTTTAGATACTTTTCTTATTAGACCTTCTGGTGAGCTCCAAACTTTTGTTGAAGCGGCTATTTCTGGAATAGATCCAGCAACAATTAAATATGATGCAGTCATTTTAAAGGTTGTATATAGAACAAAGTATAAAGGAGAAACAATAAATGCTTCTGGACTTGTTATTCTGCCTTCGACAGAAGATGAAGTTGATATGTTGAGTTTCCAGCATGGAACGATTGGTTCTGATGCAGAAGCACCAAGTAATATTACTTTACAGGATCAGGCAGCAATTTTTTATTCGGCAATAGCGGGTACCGGAATGATTGCTGTGATACCTGATTTTATCGGTTTTGGAGCTTCAGCTAACATTCCGCATCCTTATTATGTTGAGGATCTTACTGCAAGTGCAACTATAGATAATATCAGAGCTGCAAAGGAAATTGCTGAGTTATTCCAATTGGATTTCAATAACGAATTATACCTTGCAGGCTATTCACAAGGTGGCTACGCCACAATGGCCACGCATAAATGGATAGAAGAAAAAGGATTAGATGGATTTAATCTTATTGCTTCATTCCCTTCTTCAGGAGGATATGACATGAAGGGGTTTCAGGAGTACTTTTTTACCCTAGAAACATTTCATCAACCTTTTTACATGGCTTATGTAGTAAATGCATTCAAATCTGCTTATGATATGAGCCTAAATTTTAGTGATGTATTTAATGACCCATATGCTTCTAGAATTCCGGATTTGTTTAATGGACAGTACACAGGTACAGAAATAAATAATCAGCTTAATGATACGCTAAGTGTATTATTAAAAGCAGAGGCAATTGCAGGTTTGGAAACGGATCCCTTATACGCAGATCTTAAAATGCAACTAATTGAAAACTCCTTGACTGATTGGGTGCCACAAAAAAGAATGTTTATGTATCATGGTACATCCGATGTTACAGTACCATATCAAAACTCTATTGACACCTATGATCAGCTAATTGAAAATGGTGCATCGGAAAATATTGTAACCTTTACTCCATTGCAGGATGCAACACATGGTACCGGTGTAATTCCTTATATCGGTGAATTAGCTAGTGAACTGATTATCTTAAGAAATTAAAATTCTGCATTTTTTGGTGCTCGCGGGAATGGAATGACATCCCGAATGTTTGACATTCCCGTGATAAACACCATCATTCTCTCAAATCCAAGTCCAAAACCACTATGTGGTACAGTACCGTATTTTCTTGTTTCCAAATACCACCATACATCTTTCTCAGGAATTCCGATTTCCTTAATTCTTGAACTTAGGATGTCTAACCTTTCTTCTCTTTGAGAACCACCCACGATTTCACCTATTCCGGGAAATAATACATCCATTGCAGCTACCGTTTTGTCATCCTCATTGACCCGCATATAAAATGCTTTTATGGCCTTTGGATAATTGTAAATAATCACTGGTTTTTTAAAGTGTTTTTCAACAAGAAACTTTTCGTGTTCGGACTGAAAATCCATGCCCCATTCTTCAACCGGGTATTCAAATTTCTTCTTTTGATTTGGTTTCGATCGCTTTAAAATTTCAAAAGCTGTTGAATAATCTATCCTTTCAAAATTATTGCTTATTGCAAAATCAATACGATCAATCAAACTCATTGCGCTTCTTTCATTTTGGGGCTTTTCAGATTGAGCTTTATCAAAGCGTTCAGCCAAAAATTTGAGATCTTCCGATGCATGCTCTTTAACATAGTCAAGACAATATTTCAATAACTTTTCAGCCAGGTCCATATTGTCATATATATCCGCAAAGGCAACTTCGGGTTCTATCATCCAGAATTCGGCTAAATGACGGGTAGTATTTGAGTTCTCAGCGCGGAAAGTGGGGCCAAAAGTGTAAACTTTTGATAGGGCCAGGGCTCCAAGTTCTGCCTCTAACTGTCCGGATACTGTTAAATTGGTTTCCTTACCAAAAAAGTCCTCTTCATAATTAACCTCACCTTCTTCATTTAAGGGAGGTTTTTTTGGATCCAGGGTAGTTACCCTAAACATTTCGCCCGCACCCTCCGCGTCGGAACCTGTAATTATTGGCGAATGCAAATAATAAAATCCGTTTTTGTTAAAGAAATTGTGAATAGCAAATGCCAGGTGATGTCGAATTCTAAACACCGCACCGAAAGTATTACTCCTTGGCCTCAAATGAGCTATTTCTCTTAAGAATTCGAGACTATGCTTTTTTGGTTGCAGTGGGTATAATTCGGCATCTGCATCGCCTAAAATTTCAAATATATTTGCCTGAATTTCAAAATCTTGACCGCTGCCCACGGAAGGAACAAGTTTCCCAATCACTTTAATGGATGCACCTGTGGTTATCCGCTTGATTTCTGCATCATTAAATGAAGCGTTATCTAAGACAACTTGAATATTATTTATAGTTGAACCATCATTGAGCGCAATAAAGGAAACATTCTTATTGCCGCGTCTTGTTCTAACCCAGCCCATGGCGCAAATCTCATTTCCTTCGTTTTCACCCTTCAATAAATTTTTAATTTCTACTCTTTTCAATTGTCCTATTTTTTGTAAATCTAAAGAAGCTGCAAAAAAAACTAATTTTAGCCAGTTTTATGAATCTATCTGATAAAATCAGATTATTTTTGATTTGAACATTTATTCATTTTTCAATTTATGCAGAGGATTAGTCTAAAGCAGACCTTAAGTCAGAAATTATCACCACAGCAAATTCAATTTATCAAATTGCTACAGGTGCCTACTGCCGAATTAGAAACCAGAATAGAAGAGGAATTAGAAGCAAATCCGGCTCTTGAAGAAGGGGAAGGTGATGAAATTGCTGCAGATTCTGAGAATTCAGAATCCGAGAAAACAGAAGAGAGAGATGATGAGATCGGGTTAGAAGACTATCTTCATGATGAATACTCGGGATATAAAATGGCCGGTGACGGTCCCAATCCAGATGATGAAAACAAGCAGACACCCATTGTATCCGGCTCAAGCCTGCTCGAACGACTTGAGAATCAAATGGGATTTAGAAAATTAAGCGAGCGTGAACAGGAAATCGCTAAACAGATAATTGGGAGCATAGATGCTGATGGATATTTGCGTCGTGAATTAGAAGCAATTTCAAATGATCTGGCATTCTCAAAAAACATAGAGGCGGAATACGATGAACTGGAAAATCTTTTATATGAAGTACAGAAACTTGATCCTCCGGGAATTGGAGCACGGGATTTAAAAGAGTGTCTGGTACTTCAGTTAAAAAGAAAAAAAAGCGATCCGATTCGACGGAAAGCAATTGAACTTCTGGAATCAAGCTTTAACGAGTTTTCTAAAAAGCATTATGAGAAAATTCAAAAAAAACTTGATGTCGATGCGGAAGAATTAAAAGAAATAATAGCAGAGATAATTAAGCTCAATCCCAAACCCGGAGGCAGCTCAGATGCAGCTCAAACAAGAAATGAATATATCATTCCGGATTTTATAATTGTAAACAATGACGGCGATTTGGAAATTTCATTGAATTCAAGAAATGCACCTGAATTAAGAGTAAGCAGGTCTTATTCAGAAATGTTTCAGGCTTATGATAAAAGCCCAAAGAAAGACAAGGGAATGAAACAGGCGGTCTCCTTTGTTAAACAAAAGCTCGATGCAGCAAAATGGTTTATTGATGCCATAAAGCAAAGGCAAGAGACCTTGATGAAAACTATGAATGCTATTGTTCAATTTCAATACGACTTTTTTCTGGAAGGGGATGAGGGCAAACTTAAGCCGATGATATTGAAAGATATTGCAGAGCGAATTAACATGGATATTTCGACCGTTTCGCGGGTGGCCAATAGCAAAGCTGTACAAACAGAATTTGGTATTTACCCATTAAAATTCTTTTTTTCCGAAGGGATTGCGACGGATTCGGGTGAAGATGTAAGCAGCAGAGAGGTAAAACAAATGCTCAAAAGGTTTATTGAAGAGGAGGACAAGAAGAAACCGCTCTCTGATGATAAACTGGAAAAACTTTTAAAAACAAAAGGCTATCAAATAGCAAGAAGAACTGTTGCAAAATACAGGGAACAATTGGGAATCCCTGTTGCGCGACTTAGAAAGGAATTATAATATGAAGAAAAATCTGGCATTAGCTATTTCGGTTTTACTGCATCCATTATTGATGCCAAGTATTATTTTTTTAAGCATTTTTGAATTTGCCCCGATCATAATATCCAATGTTCAAAATAAATGGATTCTACTTATGCTCATTTTTTCGGGGTCCTACCTCGTTCCAATATTTTTAATTTTAACGATGTATAATTTGGGCATAGTAAAGGACATTAAATTGGATAATAAGTCCGAAAGGCGATGGCCAATGATTGCATCTACAATAATATATATAGCTTTTACCTATTTATTGGTGGGTAAAACTCCAATGATAGTGCCATTAATTATGACTGGTATTACATTTACGCTTGCACTAACCACCTTAATCACACGTTTTTGGAAAATTTCAGCTCATTCGGTAGGGGCAGCAGGCACAAGCGCTTTTTTATTGCTTTGTGTGCTGCGCTTTAGCGAAATGAACCTATTGATCCCGGCTTTATTGATGGTCATGTTATCAGGGTTTTTAATCTCTGCGAGGTTGTATCTACAGGCTCATACACCAAAGCAAATCATTGCGGGAATTGCGTTGGGTATTCTGGTATCTTTTGGTGTTTTTTTAATTTAAATACATGTATAAAAAACTCAAATACGAAGTAGAAAAGGGGATTGCAAACATAACTCTAAACAGACCTGAAGTATTTAATGCATTTGACGATGAATTGAGTTATGAACTTCAATCTGCGCTTAAAGAAAGCGCAAAGAATGATGAAGTTCGAGTACTGGTAATAAGCGGAGAAGGGAAAGCTTTTTGCTCAGGGCAGGATTTAAAAGCTGTATCAGGTCTTGAAAAGCGATCGTTCAAGGAATCACTAACAAAAAGATATAATCCTATTATCCGTTCAATGCGCAATATGCCTAAACCCATTATTGTAAAATTGAATGGTGTGGCCGCAGGGGCAGGTTGTTCTTTAGCATTGGCAGCAGATATAATAATTGCCGCTGAAGAAGCATCTCTCATAGAGGTTTTTGTCAATATAGGCTTGGTCCTGGACTCGGGATCATCTTTTTTCCTACCGCGCTTGGTAGGTTATTCAAAGGCATTTGAATTGAGTACATTAGGCTCCAAAGTAAGGGCTATCGAGGCTAAGCAACTAGGTTTAGTCAATAAAGTAGTAAAGAAAGAAGATTTAGATACTGAAGTTCAAACACTGGCAGAGCATTATGCAAATGCGCCTACAAAGGCGATTGGTTTGATGAAAAAAATGCTTAATAAATCCTATAATTTTGATTTGGAACAGGCTTTGGAGTATGAAAAATACTGTCAGGAAATAGCTGGAGGATCAAATGATTATAAAGAAGGCGTCTCAGCATTTCTCGAAAAAAGAAAACCTGATTTTAAAGGCAATTAAACGATTAAAATCAGGCTCACAAATTGTTTATTTCAAAATCAGAAGGTAACCACTGTAATTCCAAGGATTACATTGGATAAATTTCCTTCCAGCTTTCCTTTGGAATCGTTTAATTCGGATTCAAAAAGTTCAGATAAAGCATAATATCCAAAGAAATTCAAGCTTCCAAAACCAATTCTGGCATGAAGCCCATATCGGAAATTTTCCAGCCCTTTTCTTGATTTGCTCTTAAATTTATAATTGTCTCCGTCCAGTTCATATTTTATTTTAGTTTTTGCATCAATTAGGAAACCTATTTTTCCTCCGACAGCAAAACGAAAGGACTTTTTTGAAGGTTTTGTCCTGAATCTAAATTCCATTGGAATATCAAAATAGTTTGCATTTAATTTTGATTTTTCTATTCCAAAAGTCAAAGTATCCGTATTTACTCCGGACTCAAATTCTGATGCGCTTATGACAAAAAGTGTATTGTTAGCACCTGGTGTTACACTAACTTCATTTGAAAACATGTAATTATCAGTCCCAAGTCCAAAGCCCGGATTAAAGGAAAGTTTTTTAGAACCAAAGAGCCTGAAATCGTACATGTAATAAATATTTGCAGATCGACTCTTTAAAAATTCAATATCCATATTGTCAGGAGTGCCCTCTAGAAGCATATTATATCCAAATTCAAACACGAGTGTACCTGGAACTTTATCCTGATACTCAGTAAAATTTGGGTCTGTGACTTCATCTTGAGCAAAAATTGCATTTCCGATAATAATAAGGTATGTACTAAGTAATAATTTGATCTTCATAGCATGTATTTTGCTTTAAAGCTAAAATAAAAAGAAGTAGCGACAAACCTGACTTTTATTCAAGTCTCAATTTATCTACTTTTGCATCACAATTAAACAAAATATTGGACCCGTAGCATAACTGGATAGTGCACCTGACTACGGATCAGGAGGTTGGGAGTTCGAATCTCTCCGGGTTCACGATCAAACAAAAATCCTTAAAATGGATGTGAAGCGAGCAAATCAAAAGCTCGCTTTTGTATTTGTAAGCGAACATACATCCATGCTCAAGCATGGAAGGATTTTTATTTGCAGGACTGAACTAAAAGAGATCGACGCAGTCAATCTCGACTTTATCTTTTGTATTTGTAAGCGAACATACATCCATGCTCAAGCATGGAAGGATTTTTATTTGCAGGACTGAACTAAAAGAGATCGACGCAGTCAATCTCGACTTTATCTTTTGTATTTGTAAGCGAACATACATCCATGCTCAAGCATGGAAGGATTTTTATTTGCAGGACTGAACTAAAAGAGATCGACGCAGTCAATCTCGACTTTATCTTTTGTATTTGTAAGCGAACATACATCCATGCTCAAGCATGGAAGGATTTTTATTTGCAGGACTGAACTAAAAGAGATCGACGCAGTCAATCTCGACTTTATCTTTTGTATTTGTAAGCGAACATACATCCATGCTCAAGCATGGAAGGATTTTTATTTGCAGGACTGAACTAAAAGAGATCGACGCAGTCAATCTCGACTTTATCTTTTGTATTTGTAAACGAACATACGTCCATGCCCAAGAATGGAAGGATTTCTACCCGCCACGGCGGGTGAATTTGCAGGACTGTACCAAAAGAAATCGAAGTAGTCAATCTCGATCCTCGCTTTTGATTTTAAATCTCACTAATTAAATTTTTAATTGTCAAAACGGATTCTGTAAGCTAAAAGAAGATTAATAAAGGGTGCGTTTTTGGATTGCTGAAAGGGACCTTCATTTACTTTATCTTTAGTTCCTTTCCAATATTCCTGATATGATCTAAAGGCTGTGTGGCCAAATTCAGCTGACAGTACAATATTCTTTACAGGGTAATAATTAAAATAAAATTTAAACATATAATAAGCCCAAAACCGGTCACCGTCCCGAATGTAATTATTATTGAAATCGCCATTTAATCTGTAAGTGGTGGTGATGGTTTCGTGGGCAAGACCAAAATGGATTGTATTTAATGCTTTGTATTCAAGATTTAGCCCGCGGGGGAGAAGTCCGAAAAAATTTAATTTTTTATTAATTCTCCAGTCCAAGCCCAAAACAGGAACAAACAAGTTCCCAAAATTTTCTCGATTGTAATAGAGTCCGAATTTATATCTGAATTTTTCATTTAATTTTTTTGTCGCAATAACAATTGCTCCCATTTGCAGATCTTCGGAGCTTATTCCTCTCCAGTCACTCGATATTTTTGGTAAAAACAACAAAAGAAAATTCCATCTATCATTCCATTTTTTACCATAGCCAATTTGTAGAAT is part of the Hyphobacterium sp. CCMP332 genome and encodes:
- the rpoN gene encoding RNA polymerase factor sigma-54, with product MQRISLKQTLSQKLSPQQIQFIKLLQVPTAELETRIEEELEANPALEEGEGDEIAADSENSESEKTEERDDEIGLEDYLHDEYSGYKMAGDGPNPDDENKQTPIVSGSSLLERLENQMGFRKLSEREQEIAKQIIGSIDADGYLRRELEAISNDLAFSKNIEAEYDELENLLYEVQKLDPPGIGARDLKECLVLQLKRKKSDPIRRKAIELLESSFNEFSKKHYEKIQKKLDVDAEELKEIIAEIIKLNPKPGGSSDAAQTRNEYIIPDFIIVNNDGDLEISLNSRNAPELRVSRSYSEMFQAYDKSPKKDKGMKQAVSFVKQKLDAAKWFIDAIKQRQETLMKTMNAIVQFQYDFFLEGDEGKLKPMILKDIAERINMDISTVSRVANSKAVQTEFGIYPLKFFFSEGIATDSGEDVSSREVKQMLKRFIEEEDKKKPLSDDKLEKLLKTKGYQIARRTVAKYREQLGIPVARLRKEL
- a CDS encoding enoyl-CoA hydratase/isomerase family protein → MYKKLKYEVEKGIANITLNRPEVFNAFDDELSYELQSALKESAKNDEVRVLVISGEGKAFCSGQDLKAVSGLEKRSFKESLTKRYNPIIRSMRNMPKPIIVKLNGVAAGAGCSLALAADIIIAAEEASLIEVFVNIGLVLDSGSSFFLPRLVGYSKAFELSTLGSKVRAIEAKQLGLVNKVVKKEDLDTEVQTLAEHYANAPTKAIGLMKKMLNKSYNFDLEQALEYEKYCQEIAGGSNDYKEGVSAFLEKRKPDFKGN
- a CDS encoding phosphatase PAP2 family protein translates to MKKNLALAISVLLHPLLMPSIIFLSIFEFAPIIISNVQNKWILLMLIFSGSYLVPIFLILTMYNLGIVKDIKLDNKSERRWPMIASTIIYIAFTYLLVGKTPMIVPLIMTGITFTLALTTLITRFWKISAHSVGAAGTSAFLLLCVLRFSEMNLLIPALLMVMLSGFLISARLYLQAHTPKQIIAGIALGILVSFGVFLI
- a CDS encoding outer membrane beta-barrel protein, which gives rise to MKIKLLLSTYLIIIGNAIFAQDEVTDPNFTEYQDKVPGTLVFEFGYNMLLEGTPDNMDIEFLKSRSANIYYMYDFRLFGSKKLSFNPGFGLGTDNYMFSNEVSVTPGANNTLFVISASEFESGVNTDTLTFGIEKSKLNANYFDIPMEFRFRTKPSKKSFRFAVGGKIGFLIDAKTKIKYELDGDNYKFKSKSRKGLENFRYGLHARIGFGSLNFFGYYALSELFESELNDSKGKLEGNLSNVILGITVVTF
- the asnS gene encoding asparagine--tRNA ligase translates to MKRVEIKNLLKGENEGNEICAMGWVRTRRGNKNVSFIALNDGSTINNIQVVLDNASFNDAEIKRITTGASIKVIGKLVPSVGSGQDFEIQANIFEILGDADAELYPLQPKKHSLEFLREIAHLRPRSNTFGAVFRIRHHLAFAIHNFFNKNGFYYLHSPIITGSDAEGAGEMFRVTTLDPKKPPLNEEGEVNYEEDFFGKETNLTVSGQLEAELGALALSKVYTFGPTFRAENSNTTRHLAEFWMIEPEVAFADIYDNMDLAEKLLKYCLDYVKEHASEDLKFLAERFDKAQSEKPQNERSAMSLIDRIDFAISNNFERIDYSTAFEILKRSKPNQKKKFEYPVEEWGMDFQSEHEKFLVEKHFKKPVIIYNYPKAIKAFYMRVNEDDKTVAAMDVLFPGIGEIVGGSQREERLDILSSRIKEIGIPEKDVWWYLETRKYGTVPHSGFGLGFERMMVFITGMSNIRDVIPFPRAPKNAEF